In Cryptomeria japonica chromosome 10, Sugi_1.0, whole genome shotgun sequence, a genomic segment contains:
- the LOC131034303 gene encoding cytochrome P450 78A4: MENRAASCGGAAGWWVYVLVPLSYNGPNFCFLDSIQADKSDICAWKQYLPILVAALVCAAILSWRSTGGCAWTGKNNNKKKIPGPRGWPIIGSLMEMSGGHAHRKLAHLAATHEAKKLMAFSLGSTPAVITSDPEVARELLSSPHFADRPLKQSAQQLMFERAIGFAPNGDYWRMLRRISAAHLFSPRRIAAHEGGRQADSMKMLSDIRNECACKGAVSLRPHLQAAALKNIMGSVFGLRLDGEEEGREVREMVEEGFELLGAFNWADHLPWLRPLDPLRVHARCARLVPRVRAFVQGIINQHRQSALPRDTADSDFVDVLLSLQGQDKLNDDDIIAVLWEMIFRGTDTVALVTEWTMAELVLNEEIQRRAQAELEAVLGWGRSVRDEDIARLPYLQAVVKESLRMHPPGPLLSWARLCTEDVDIAGGMHVPAGTTAMVNMWSITHDPEIWESPHEFRPERFLEQKIDVRGNDLRLAPFGAGRRVCPGKALGLTTVHLWVAKLLHRCKWIPSPQHPVDLTEVLKLSSQMATPLTAIPTVIKPY; encoded by the exons ATGGAGAACCGTGCGGCAAGTTGTGGCGGAGCAGCAGGATGGTGGGTGTATGTACTAGTTCCCCTGAGTTATAATGGGCCTAACTTCTGTTTCTTAGATAGCATTCAAGCCGATAAAAGTGATATTTGTGCATGGAAGCAGTACTTGCCGATTCTGGTTGCTGCTCTGGTTTGTGCAGCAATCCTCTCCTGGCGGAGTACTGGTGGATGTGCATGGAccggaaaaaataataataagaagaaGATTCCAGGGCCTCGGGGATGGCCCATAATCGGAAGTCTAATGGAAATGAGTGGTGGTCATGCCCACCGTAAGCTCGCTCACTTGGCCGCTACTCACGAGGCAAAAAAGCTGATGGCCTTCAGCTTGGGCTCAACCCCCGCAGTCATAACATCCGATCCAGAAGTGGCCAGGGAGCTCTTGAGCTCTCCTCACTTCGCAGATAGGCCTCTCAAACAATCTGCCCAGCAGCTAATGTTTGAGAGGGCGATAGGCTTTGCACCCAATGGCGACTACTGGAGGATGCTCCGTAGGATTTCAGCTGCTCATCTTTTTAGCCCACGGAGAATTGCAGCTCACGAAGGCGGCCGTCAGGCGGACAGTATGAAAATGCTATCTGATATACGGAATGAGTGCGCGTGCAAAGGCGCCGTCAGCCTCCGTCCACATCTCCAAGCGGCGGCTCTCAAAAACATAATGGGAAGCGTGTTTGGTCTAAGGCTAGATGGAGAGGAAGAAGGTAGAGAGGTGAGGGAAATGGTGGAGGAGGGATTTGAACTACTCGGGGCATTTAATTGGGCCGATCATCTTCCTTGGTTGCGACCGCTTGACCCTCTGCGAGTCCACGCCCGCTGCGCTCGACTCGTACCTCGCGTTAGGGCTTTTGTTCAAGGCATCATTAACCAACACCGACAGTCTGCTCTGCCAAGGGACACAGCCGATTCAGATTTCGTGGATGTGCTGCTTTCGCTTCAAGGACAAGATAAGCTCAACGACGACGACATCATCGCGGTTCTCTGG GAGATGATATTCCGCGGCACAGACACAGTGGCTCTAGTTACCGAGTGGACCATGGCGGAGTTGGTATTGAATGAAGAAATACAAAGGAGAGCTCAGGCAGAGTTGGAGGCAGTGCTAGGGTGGGGTAGAAGTGTGCGGGATGAGGATATAGCAAGGCTTCCATACCTGCAAGCTGTTGTAAAAGAGAGTTTAAGAATGCATCCACCGGGACCTCTGCTTTCGTGGGCGCGTTTGTGCACGGAGGACGTTGACATAGCAGGTGGGATGCATGTTCCGGCGGGGACGACGGCGATGGTTAACATGTGGTCCATCACTCATGACCCTGAGATCTGGGAGTCGCCTCATGAATTCCGGCCGGAGAGATTTCTTGAACAGAAAATAGATGTTCGGGGTAATGACTTGAGGCTTGCACCCTTCGGTGCAGGTCGGCGAGTCTGTCCAGGAAAGGCTCTGGGCCTTACCACTGTTCATCTCTGGGTGGCAAAACTACTCCACCGTTGCAAGTGGATTCCTTCTCCTCAACACCCGGTAGATCTCACCGAGGTTCTCAAGTTGTCCTCCCAAATGGCCACACCCCTTACTGCGATTCCCACAGTCATTAAACCTTATTGA